The Metabacillus schmidteae nucleotide sequence ATTGTTCATTAACCTTTTCAACTAGCTCTTCATTTCCTTTATTAAATGTAAACGCCATTTCAGAAACATCATTAGACTCTGCTACGATTTTTACACTTTTATCTTTTTGTGTTTTCATGTAGTCTAAAACAGCTAGTTTATCGTTTACTGTTACATCAGCACGCCCTTGTTTAATTAACTCGATCGATTGGGCAAGACCTTCTACCCCAACAAGCTCTGCTCCATTTTCTTCAGCAATTGCTCCATAATTACTTGTTAAGGACTGTGCCGATTTTTTCCCTTTTAGATCCTCAAATGAGGTAATATCATTGTTATCGGCTGGTGTAACAATAACAGATGAAGAATATGTATATGGTGTTGAAAAATCATAGTTCGCCAAACGGTCCTCATTAATTCCTACTTGGTTTGCAATTAAATCAAAACGTTCTGAGTTTAATCCAGCAAACATAGAATCCCATTGTGTTTCCATAAATTCAATTTCAACTTCCATACGTTTTGCAACCTCTTTGATTACTTCAACGTCATATCCCGTTAGTTCGCCTTCTTCATTATGGAAGGTAAATGGTGCGTAAGTCCCCTCAGTACCTACTTTAAGAACTTCCTTTTCAGCTGTTTCTTTTGAATCGGTAGTATCGTCTGCATTTTCCTGGTTTGCTCCACAAGCGGCTAATAGAAAAATAAACGATATTGCCATAACCACACTCAAAAATAATTTCTTCATGGTATACCTCCTAGGTTATTTATTACTTGTTTTTGAGGTAAATAAGGATCCCTATTTTAGTATTATTAAGTGGATGATTATCCTAAATTACCCAGACAATTTTCAAACCAAATCTTTAAGTGATAATGCCAAGGTCTTCTTTCTTTTATCATTACCTATTTTTGTCGTTTTTACCAAAATATCATTTTAAAAATGTGTCCAAGATCTAAATTGCAATAATATCAAACAAACTAAAAAAGAATCAGTGATAACACCGATTCTTAATTGCTTTCATTATTAATGCATATCTTTTTTAGCATATTTAATTTTTCGTAATAAGATTGGGCAATTCTTTTTCTTTCTTCTTTACTTAAAACGTCTATTGTGTTTTCCTCGATAGCCAGCTGAATATTATATTAAATCTTTTACGTATAAATAAAAAATGTATTAACCTTAATGGTGCTCTTTCATTCGATCAAATACGAAACTTTTTAACCATTTCTTGTAATTCTTCTGATAGCTTTTCAAGAGAATTTGCATTTCTTGAAAGCAGTTCAATAGAGCTGGTTGTTTGTTGAACTGTTGCGGTTGTTTCTTCTATACTTGCTGCTGATTCTTGCGAAATAGAAGCAATATTGTCAATGGATTGATTAATTTGTTGACTATGATGTGCAATATCTGAAAGCTGTGTTGTAATGTTTGTCACTTTATTAGTCATATTTATAATAGATTCATTTATATCATGAAATGCTTTTCCTGTTTGCTGTATTTGATTTGAACTTTCCTCAACCTGGTTATAACCATCGGTTAATGCTTCAATCACACTGGTGGATTCTGATTGAATATTCGTGACAATCGTCGTTATGTCTAAAATTGAATGTGATACTTGTTCTGCGAGATTTCGTACTTCATTTGCAACAACGGCAAACCCTTTACCATGCTCCCCTGCTCTTGCAGCCTCAATAGCAGCATTCAATGCTAAGAGATATAGGTACAGGTTAGGGTTAAAATAATCTCATAGTAATAATATATGCTGATCAACCATTGATACATCAATATTCTTGTCTATTATTCTATTATGCCCATGACATATAAAAATGGGCATAAATAATTTAGGTGGGCAAATTTAAAATATTGATTTTAAATAAGGAATAAATTGTGCAATGATATTTTAAAATAAAAAGATAATAATTAAAGAATAGATATATTAATAAGATAGAGGGTATAAAATGAAAGTAACAATTAAATTAAGGGATTTGTATAAAAATTATAATAATTATACAGTAGGTCAGAAACTATTAGTTTATAAAGATATTTATGATTTTCGTACAAATACGATAGATTTGCAAAACTACCATATTAGCAGAGCGATAAGGCTTAACAATACGCACCCATCTGAAGAGCTTGAAATTGTATACAAGTTAATCACAAAAATACAAATGAAAGATGCTTTTATTAGGGATGAATTACATAAATCCCTTAAGAAAACAATAAGGAGAGCACCTAAAAATGGCCTTAAAAGCAGGAACATAATTGAAGAATACCAATTTATTGAAAAATACATTTCGAGACTATCATCTAATAATTCTAAATTTAAGGAAATCAATATAGATCCTAATGTATATAACAAGCTAAGGAGTATGCCTTTTAATGAGCAAATTCATAACCTTAGATTTATGCATATAATAATAGTTCGACATATACTAAGTGATATAGGCGAGCGTATTGAAGATAGTTATAAAATTTATGGGGAATACTCACATAGGTCTAATTTTAGGAAAGCAATCCTTTTTGTTTCAAATTTTTATTATTTACATCATAATAAAAATATAGGTAGAACATTAAGTAATACCTTTTTAAAAAAACTAGATGGTGTTAAGTTAACTAATTATGAAGAAATATGTTTTTCTTATTACAACTATGTAGCAGTTGCTGAATCTAAATTTGGCACTATTTTCTCTCCTGAATCACCTAATGGAAGAAATTCTAAATTACAAGAAGAATATAAACAGAAATTAATATCTAATATAAATCAGACAGTCAAAACAAAAATAAAAGAAAAAAAGGAAACGATTATTACTGATTTTTTTGAAGAATGGAAATGGAAAAGTTCCAGTCAGGGTAAGAACTTATTTAGTGGTCATTCTAGCTTCAAACTTGAAGATATGTTTATATTAGAGAAATTAGGAATCTCTAGGGACGATATTTTAAGAGATGGTCCTATTGATATAAATAAAGAGCGTTTATTCATGTTGATTGAGACAATTTTAAAACAGAACTCAGAAGAACAACTAAATGAATCAAAAATTTTCATTGAAAAGTTTATAGCTTTACTAATTTCTTTAAAAAACGATCAACAACTTTTCAATGAAGCCTTGAGTAAACTAAGCCATACGTTAGAACTTTATGAAAATTAAATATATAATAAATGGAATAAGCGTGTA carries:
- a CDS encoding methyl-accepting chemotaxis protein encodes the protein MNAAIEAARAGEHGKGFAVVANEVRNLAEQVSHSILDITTIVTNIQSESTSVIEALTDGYNQVEESSNQIQQTGKAFHDINESIINMTNKVTNITTQLSDIAHHSQQINQSIDNIASISQESAASIEETTATVQQTTSSIELLSRNANSLEKLSEELQEMVKKFRI
- a CDS encoding amino acid ABC transporter substrate-binding protein codes for the protein MKKLFLSVVMAISFIFLLAACGANQENADDTTDSKETAEKEVLKVGTEGTYAPFTFHNEEGELTGYDVEVIKEVAKRMEVEIEFMETQWDSMFAGLNSERFDLIANQVGINEDRLANYDFSTPYTYSSSVIVTPADNNDITSFEDLKGKKSAQSLTSNYGAIAEENGAELVGVEGLAQSIELIKQGRADVTVNDKLAVLDYMKTQKDKSVKIVAESNDVSEMAFTFNKGNEELVEKVNEQLEAMKEDGTLAKISKEWFDEDVSAK